In the Podospora bellae-mahoneyi strain CBS 112042 chromosome 4, whole genome shotgun sequence genome, one interval contains:
- a CDS encoding hypothetical protein (COG:O; EggNog:ENOG503NWBU), which translates to MGGELGSDLFRVMIQRLYCIASAKREVSRSHHISLSLSTSSPHLTSPTTLTSPPFTSNHPPKMSLCKSCHQPLILQFEPDSEDESLAPPADQPPIPDDLHLPCQCHFHWQCLLDLSSTVALTLSCPSCTTYLPSNPPTGSGSASGSSTNPFLPTSQAAQILTTYTNEGGVQENLNILPHLTEETYLSVNPQFRPAKALHTLASEGDTAGILELLADVDADEDITLSLPQLLCWQDLLNESKTAMHLALENEQEEVFWLLLWLESGVHTSVFPEQVVQSCEGVGLPRRGTVPQEEDVRFIKDGKGRTAGDLCRELGGAWGSYAEMLGMI; encoded by the exons AT GGGCGGTGAGTTAGGGAGTGACCTTTTCAGGGTCATGATTCAGAGGTTATACTGCATA GCTTCAGCAAAACGTGAGGTGAGCAGATCTCATCACATATCACTCTCACTCAG TACCTCGTCACCTCATCTCACCTCACCTACAACCCTCACATCTCCGCCTTTCACCTcaaaccaccctcccaaaatGTCCCTCTGCAAATCCTGCCACCAACCCTTAATCCTCCAATTCGAACCCGACTCAGAAGACGAGTCCCTCGCCCCCCCTGCagaccaaccccccatccccgacgacctccacctcccttGCCAATGCCACTTCCACTGGCAATgcctcctcgacctctcctccaccgtcgccctcaccctcagctGCCCCTCCTGTACCACctacctcccctccaacccccccaccggTTCCGGTTCCGCCTcaggctcctccaccaaccccttcctccccacctcccaagccGCCCAAATCCTCACAACCTACACCAACGAAGGCGGCGTCCAAGAaaacctcaacatcctcccccacctaACCGAAGAAACCTACCTCTCCGTCAACCCCCAGTTCCGCCCCGCCAAAGCCCTCCACACCCTCGCCAGCGAGGGGGATACGGCCGGCATTCTTGAGTTGTTGGCTGATGTCGACGCTGACGAGGACATCACCCTTTCTCTGCCTCAGCTCCTCTGCTGGCAGGACCTTTTGAACGAGTCCAAGACTGCGATGCACCTCGCTCTTGAGaacgagcaggaggaggtgttttGGCTGCTTTTGTGGCTCGAGAGCGGGGTTCACACTTCTGTTTTTCCAGAGCAGGTGGTGCAGAGTTGTGAGGGTGTGGGCCTGCCGAGACGGGGGACGGTTCcccaggaggaggatgtcagGTTTAtcaaggatgggaaggggaggacggcGGGCGATTTGTGCCGGGAGTTGGGGGGCGCGTGGGGGAGTTATGCGGAGATGTTGGGGATGATTTga
- the fim1 gene encoding fimbrin (EggNog:ENOG503NW26; COG:Z; BUSCO:EOG0926140Q), whose amino-acid sequence MNVLKIQRKFPQFQQPEIFSLADAFRKLDVDDKGYIDEATAIKATQTSERKPYDVVRQALKEVELDSSRRVELEDYVGLIAKLRDAPSNSQGLSAAAASPAAVISQRTGGGHSSKGSISRTQGKIFVQGSNSNITHTINEDERTEFTRHINAVLAGDPDIGNRLPFPTDTFEMFDECKDGLVLAKLINDSVPDTIDERVLNRPKGAKKLNAFQMTENNNIVIESAKGIGCSVVNIGAGDIAEVREHLILGLIWQVIRRGLLGKIDIKLHPELYRLLDEDETLEQFLRLPPEQILLRWFNYHLKAANWPNRVTNFSSDVKNGENYTVLLAQIGSEYGCTRAPLQTRDLHQRAEEVLQNADLLGCRKFLSPSSLVAGNPKLNLAFVANLFNTHPCLDPITEEEKLEVEDFDAEGEREARVFTLWLNSLDVQPAVQSFFDDLRDGTILLQAYDKVINGSVNWRHVNKLPAHGGEMSRFKAVENTNYAIELGKQNGFSLVGIQGADITDGQRTLTLGLVWQLMRKDITVTLKGLAQRLGKREITDSEMVRWANDMVRNGGRTGTIRSFKDPVIRSGVFLLDVLNGMKSSYVDYDLVTPGRNDEEAYLNAKLSISIARKMGATIWLVPEDICQVRSRLVTTFIGSLMATHEKMQ is encoded by the exons ATGAACGTCCTCAAGATCCAGAG GAAATTCCCTCAATTCCAACAGCCCGAGATCTTCTCGTTAGCCGACGCCTTCCGTAAGCTCGACGTTGACGACAAGGGTTACATTGATGAGGCTACCGCCATCAAGGCCACTCAGACCAGCGAGCGCAAGCCATACGATGTCGTCCGTCAAGCGCTAAAGGAGGTTGAGCTCGACTCCTCAAGAAGagtcgagctggaggattATGTTGGT CTCATTGCCAAGCTCCGTGATGCTCCCTCCAACTCGCAAGGACTTtccgccgctgccgcctcGCCAGCTGCTGTGATTTCCCAGAGAACAGGAGGAGGCCACTCTTCCAAGGGCAGCATCAGCAGAACTCAGGGCAAGATCTTTGTGCAAGGTTCGAACTCTAACATTACCCACACCATCAACGAGGATGAACGCACCGAGTTTACGCGCCACATCAATGCCGTCCTCGCCGGCGATCCCGACATTGGCAAccgcctccccttcccaaccgaCACGTTCGAGATGTTCGACGAGTGCAAGGACGGTTTGGTGCTCGCCAAGCTCATCAACGACAGCGTTCCAGACACGATCGATGAGCGTGTCCTGAACCGGCCCAAGGgagccaagaagctcaacgCCTTCCAGATGACggaaaacaacaacatcgtCATTGAGTCAGCAAAGGGCATAGGCTGCTCAGTTGTCAACATTGGTGCCGGGGATATCGCTGAGGTCAGGGAGCATCTCATTCTGGGACTGATTTGGCAGGTTATTCGCCGGGGTCTGTTGGGCAAGATTGACATCAAGCTCCACCCCGAATTGTACCGTCTgcttgacgaggacgagacTCTGGAGCAGTTCCTCAGACTGCCCCCTGAGCAGATCCTCCTCCGGTGGTTCAACTACCACCTCAAGGCTGCCAACTGGCCCAACAGGGTTACCAATTTCTCGTCGGATGTCAAGAATGGCGAGAACTACACGGTGTTGCTGGCCCAGATTGGCTCTGAGTATGGTTGCACTCGGGCCCCTCTTCAAACTCGGGATTTGCACCAGCGCGCTGAGGAGGTTCTCCAAAACGCTGACCTTCTTGGATGCCGCAAGTTCTTGAGCCCTTCTTCGCTTGTTGCCGGTAACCCCAAGCTCAATCTTGCCTTCGTTGCCAACCTgttcaacacccacccctgCCTTGACCCAatcaccgaggaggagaagctcgaggtggaggacttTGATGCGGAAGGCGAGCGCGAGGCCCGTGTTTTCACCCTCTGGCTCAACAGTTTGGATGTGCAGCCCGCTGTCCAGTCCTTCTTTGACGACCTCCGCGACGGCACCATCCTTCTCCAGGCCTACGACAAGGTTATCAATGGCTCGGTCAACTGGCGGCACGTCAACAAGCTCCCCGCGCACGGCGGTGAGATGTCGAGATTCAAGGCTGTAGAAAACACCAACTACGCCATTGAGCTCGGCAAGCAAAACGGCTTCTCGCTTGTTGGCATCCAGGGTGCGGATATCACTGATGGGCAGCGCACTCTGACGCTTGGTCTGGTCTGGCAGCTCATGCGCAAGGATATCACTGTTACCCTGAAGGGCCTGGCGCAGCGGTTGGGCAAGCGCGAGATCACCGATTCGGAGATGGTCCGGTGGGCCAACGACATGGTGCGCAACGGCGGTCGCACAGGGACCATCCGATCGTTCAAGGACCCTGTCATTAGGTCGGGTGTGTTCTTGCTGGATGTGCTGAATGGTATGAAGAGCAGCTATGTCGACTACGATCTTGTCACGCCTGGCCGGAACGACGAGGAGGCGTATCTCAATGCCAAGCTCAGTATCAGTATTGCGAGAAAGATGGGGGCGACGATTTGGTTGGTGCCCGAGGATATTTGCCAGGTTCGCAGCCGTTTGGTGACGACGTTTATTG GTTCTCTGATGGCAACTCACGAAAAGATGCAGTAG